A genomic window from Cydia amplana chromosome 3, ilCydAmpl1.1, whole genome shotgun sequence includes:
- the LOC134662778 gene encoding proton-coupled amino acid transporter-like protein pathetic — translation MGKGEKKSTIILDNFNSTADLAGNPGFQSTLSLGSKEVINEKEYNPFEHRNVAHPNSTIGSLVHLLKSSLGSGILAMPNAFKNAGLAAGALGTIIVGFICTHCVYILVRTSQEVCVDAKKPSMGFAETCGAAFQYGPKKLRPWAGFVTTVVDYALTVTYLAALCVYIVFIAENFKEVLDEYVPDYKLSVETYCALTLVPLVLICQIRNLKWLVPFSAVANVLLVICFAITMYYIFSDLPNPKERVMVARVTQWPLFISTVIFAMEGIGVVMPVENEMAKPQQFLGCPGVLNVAMTIVISLYGIVGFFGYMKYGDEVRGSITLNLPQDEVLAQSAKILMALAILFTYSLQLYVPMEMIWRVVHNKISVRYHNITQICIRTAAVVGSVALAAAFPNLELFISLCGAIFLSTLGLLTPAIVDTVHNWDRGLGRFNWKLWKNMFIGLISLVALFAGSYKSISDMVAKYGQSEHLEMTMNLNMTSGNGTWVS, via the exons ATGGGGAAAGGAGAAAAAAAGTCCACCATTATTTTGGATAATTTTAATTCAAC ggCGGATCTAGCTGGTAATCCAGGTTTTCAGTCTACATTGAGCTTGGGCTCAAAAGAAGTCATCAATGAAAAGGAATACAACCCTTTTGAGCACAGAAATGTTGCGCATCCCAATTC GACCATTGGATCCCTGGTGCATTTGCTAAAATCTTCACTCGGCTCAGGCATCCTGGCGATGCCGAACGCTTTCAAAAACGCGGGTCTTGCGGCAGGCGCCCTCGGCACTATCATAGTTGGGTTCATCTGTACACACTGTGTTTATATATTG GTGCGGACGTCTCAAGAAGTATGCGTGGATGCAAAGAAACCCTCCATGGGTTTCGCGGAGACGTGCGGCGCAGCGTTCCAGTACGGACCGAAGAAGTTGCGGCCGTGGGCCGGTTTCGTTAC GACGGTTGTGGACTACGCCCTGACGGTGACATACCTTGCGGCGCTCTGCGTGTACATTGTGTTCATTGCGGAAAATTTCAAAGAG GTACTAGACGAGTACGTGCCAGATTACAAGCTGTCGGTAGAGACGTACTGCGCTCTGACCCTCGTCCCCTTAGTCCTGATCTGCCAAATCAGGAACCTGAAGTGGCTGGTCCCCTTCTCGGCCGTCGCCAACGTGCTGCTTGTCATCTGCTTTGCCATCACTATGTACTACATCTTCAGCGATCTGCCTAACCCTAAGGAACGGGTCATGGTGGCTAGGGTTACCCAGTGGCCTTTGTTTATTAG TACAGTGATCTTCGCGATGGAGGGCATCGGAGTGGTGATGCCCGTAGAAAACGAGATGGCGAAGCCGCAGCAGTTCCTGGGCTGCCCAGGGGTGCTGAATGTCGCCATGACTATTGTCATTTCCCTGTACGGCATCGTCGGGTTCTTTGGTTACATGAAATATGGGGACGAAGTGAGGGGGAGCATTACGTTGAACTTGCCGCAGGATGAAGT CTTGGCACAGAGCGCGAAGATCCTAATGGCTCTGGCAATCCTATTCACATACAGTCTACAGTTATATGTGCCCATGGAGATGATCTGGAGAGTGGTCCACAACAAAATATCCGTCAGATATCACAACATCACGCAAATCTGCATCCGGACTGCTGCTGTCGTTGGCTCAG TTGCCCTAGCAGCAGCCTTCCCAAATCTGGAGCTCTTCATCAGCCTCTGCGGCGCCATCTTTCTGTCGACCCTCGGCCTCCTGACGCCAGCCATCGTGGACACCGTCCACAACTGGGACCGAGGACTTGGCAGGTTCAACTGGAAGTTATGGAAAAACATGTTCATCGGCCTGATATCCCTAGTAGCTTTGTTCGCTGGTTCTTATAAGAGTATCAGCGACATGGTCGCTAAATATGGACAGAGTGAGCACTTGGAGATGACTATGAATTTAAATATGACCAGTGGTAATGGGACTTGGGTGTCATAA
- the LOC134662699 gene encoding transmembrane protease serine 9-like: MCRNIKGLPTPESGCCGVEEPRFPVHQQHPGYPNGPFWSEAWNERHRRSTDNDEPPHKMIRGGRATDLHQLPWTVRLAINPRLKGLHSPDYCGGTILSSRYVLTAAHCLYNTFKHISQLEVFLAEYDTDTYPEDCIMSNGQKECIHNIVRKVEHVIIHKDYNDTYLQNDVALLRLSSDIPYTDFIRPICLPTEDVADLKGETIIIAGWGLNGKKETNVKQAANVNFVSNDKCKEQYSYKDDSLFCSIGDHGEDICHGDSGGPLMVLSKNIFVLSGVVSGKRGDHECGSSVSSLFNNVFYHKDWIIKHVKQPLQGEVKILVLIGLAVRSCPSIMAQFTPSLVVVVLSVLVPALAGWNQLGGGRPGFGQVGFGDGKCSAIQGILPEPTSDCCGKHAEVGGSPAGKPAGLSQYPWLVHLTVKLQDKMIGCGGSLISTRHVITAAHCVDFQISNYEDVSVYLAEYNTRTYPNDCVGRQCVKNMVIHPDKIFKHNRYNRHALHNDIALMRLSSAAPYTDYIRPICVPRFNINSAKYQGTPLAVAGWGQTEYGQPSSIKLHTQVAQVPPNKCRQHYPDITEGQLCAAGRSGQDTCMGDSGGPIMMERDGTFYLVGLVSGKRADAGCGSSVPTMRII, from the exons GCGGCCGGGCGACGGACTTACACCAGCTGCCCTGGACGGTGAGGCTGGCCATCAACCCGCGACTGAAGGGCCTGCACAGCCCGGATTACTGCGGCGGAACCATCCTCAGCTCCCGCTATGTGCTCACTGCTGCCCACTGCCTGTATAACACGTTCAAACACATTTCGCA ACTTGAAGTTTTCTTAGCTGAATATGATACTGATACCTACCCAGAGGATTGTATCATGAGTAATGGGCAAAAAGAATGCATTCATAATATAGTAAGGAAAGTCGAGCACGTGATAATACACAAAGATTACAACGATACctacttgcagaacgatgtggCACTCCTGAGACTGAGCTCCGATATACCCTATACAG ATTTCATCAGACCGATATGCTTGCCGACCGAAGACGTTGCCGATCTAAAAGGTGAAACCATTATCATCGCTGGATGGGGTTTGAACGGCAAAAAAGAGACGAACGTGAAACAAGCAGCGAATGTTAATTTCGTGTCAAACGACAAATGTAAAGAACAGTACTCGTACAAAGACGACAGCTTGTTTTGCAGTATAGGAGACCATGGGGAGGACATTTGTCATGGAGACTCCGGGGGCCCATTAATGGTattgtcaaaaaatatttttgtcctGTCGGGCGTTGTGAGCGGGAAACGGGGCGATCATGAATGCGGGTCTTCGGTGTCCTCGTTGTTCAATAACGTTTTCTATCACAAAGACTGGATTATTAAACAtgttaaa CAACCTCTGCAAGGAGAGGTCAAGATACTGGTCTTGATTGGTTTGGCGGTGAGAAGCTGTCCTTCCATCATGGCACAGTTTACCCCTTCCTTGGTAGTGGTTGTTCTTTCCGTGTTGGTTCCAGCTCTGGCTGGATGGAACCAGCTGGGAGGTGGTAGGCCCGGTTTTGGACAAGTTGGTTTCGGCGATGGGAAATGCTCAGCTATCCAGGGCATTCTTCCGGAACCGACGTCTGACTGCTGCGGCAAACACGCTGAAGTTGGAGGGAGTCCAG CCGGTAAACCTGCAGGCTTATCTCAGTACCCTTGGCTCGTCCATCTTACTGTAAAGCTCCAGGATAAAATGATTGGCTGTGGAGGTTCCCTCATCAGCACCCGTCACGTAATCACAGCTGCCCATTGCGTGGATTTCCAAATCAGCAATTACGAAGA TGTAAGCGTCTACTTGGCCGAGTACAACACAAGGACATATCCCAACGATTGCGTAGGAAGACAATGTGTAAAGAATATGGTCATACATCCGGACAAGATATTTAAGCACAACAGGTACAACCGTCACGCACTCCACAATGATATAGCCTTGATGAGGCTTAGTTCAGCAGCGCCTTATACTG ACTACATTCGCCCTATTTGCGTGCCTCGTTTCAACATCAACTCCGCCAAGTACCAAGGCACACCGCTCGCCGTTGCCGGCTGGGGCCAGACGGAGTACGGCCAACCGTCTTCAATAAAACTTCACACCCAGGTTGCCCAAGTGCCCCCAAACAAATGCAGGCAGCACTACCCAGATATCACTGAAGGCCAGCTTTGCGCTGCGGGGAGGAGCGGCCAAGATACCTGCATGGGAGACTCTGGTGGTCCCATCATGATGGAACGTGATGGAACTTTCTATCTCGTCGGGCTGGTAAGCGGCAAGCGCGCGGACGCTGGGTGCGGGTCGTCGGTGCCTACTAtgagg ATCATATAG